One Serpentinicella alkaliphila DNA segment encodes these proteins:
- a CDS encoding VanW family protein: MELIRMNKKKIITTISILCLIAAIFIIFTSALLSKDTIYSNIYINDVDVSGLTVKDAEEKLTSIYKNKLETMKLNLVHENYKLLIKAENIDYTYKYKESIKEAHKIGRNISVIESIKEIFSLRTEPIVVPLKSTYNEMRLNELIERISSEINREPVNASIQKNSNGFAIVEEISGVIVNKGKTKENILIGFEGLDGLDVEISIDNVMPNITKEQLRAIDHLVSEYKTSFNPQIVGRVRNIEVAANRVNGTLLMPMEVFSFNNITGSRSKAGGYHEAPIISNGKFVPGVGGGVCQVSTTLYNAVIRSDLAIVERRNHSLPVVYVPLGHDATVTDNYIDFKFQNNKTYPIYIESKVQGDSLFVGIYGQKKGSTNTSIDLHSQITEVISPRIEVKKDPNMNIGEKKVIQEAKNGYRVDTYKVYYESGVQVRREHISRDYYNPIHGEIIEGARPVDVKNNEQDIEQVNINESEVIDY, encoded by the coding sequence ATGGAATTAATCAGAATGAACAAAAAGAAAATAATAACAACTATTAGTATCCTTTGCTTAATAGCTGCTATTTTCATTATATTTACCTCAGCATTATTATCAAAGGACACGATATATTCAAATATATACATTAATGATGTGGATGTTAGTGGGTTAACAGTTAAAGATGCGGAAGAAAAATTAACTAGCATTTATAAAAACAAGTTAGAAACTATGAAATTAAATTTAGTTCATGAAAACTACAAATTGCTTATAAAAGCTGAAAATATAGATTATACATATAAATATAAAGAATCTATCAAAGAAGCACATAAAATTGGACGAAATATTAGTGTTATTGAAAGCATAAAAGAGATTTTTTCCTTAAGAACAGAGCCTATAGTAGTGCCACTAAAATCGACATATAATGAAATGAGGCTAAATGAATTAATTGAAAGAATCAGTTCTGAAATAAATCGAGAGCCAGTTAACGCTAGTATACAAAAAAATAGCAATGGTTTTGCAATAGTCGAAGAGATATCAGGAGTTATTGTAAATAAAGGGAAAACAAAGGAAAATATTTTAATTGGCTTTGAGGGTTTAGATGGTTTAGATGTAGAGATAAGTATAGATAATGTTATGCCAAATATAACTAAGGAGCAGCTTAGAGCTATAGATCATTTAGTAAGTGAATATAAAACATCTTTTAATCCACAAATTGTTGGTAGAGTAAGAAATATTGAAGTGGCTGCAAATAGAGTAAATGGAACATTATTAATGCCTATGGAAGTTTTTTCATTTAATAATATTACTGGATCAAGAAGTAAAGCAGGCGGATACCATGAAGCCCCAATAATTTCAAATGGAAAATTTGTACCGGGAGTAGGTGGAGGTGTTTGCCAAGTTTCTACTACTTTATATAATGCTGTAATCAGAAGTGATTTAGCTATAGTTGAAAGAAGAAATCATTCTCTACCTGTTGTCTATGTTCCTCTTGGTCATGATGCAACAGTCACGGATAATTATATAGATTTCAAATTTCAAAACAATAAAACCTATCCTATATACATAGAAAGTAAAGTACAGGGGGACTCCCTGTTTGTGGGGATATATGGACAGAAGAAAGGTAGTACCAATACATCAATAGATCTTCATTCACAAATAACAGAGGTAATAAGTCCAAGGATTGAAGTTAAAAAGGACCCTAATATGAATATAGGGGAAAAGAAAGTTATTCAAGAGGCTAAAAATGGATATAGAGTAGATACATATAAGGTTTACTATGAGTCAGGAGTACAGGTTAGGCGAGAGCATATTTCCAGAGATTATTATAATCCAATACATGGGGAAATAATAGAAGGGGCAAGACCAGTAGATGTTAAAAATAACGAACAGGATATAGAACAAGTAAATATAAATGAGTCAGAGGTCATAGATTATTAG